In the Girardinichthys multiradiatus isolate DD_20200921_A chromosome 4, DD_fGirMul_XY1, whole genome shotgun sequence genome, one interval contains:
- the LOC124867641 gene encoding UDP-glucuronosyltransferase 2C1-like has product MNNRLKMTMTSRGNTTAYLFLLFAVFLSCRVGHGGRILIVPLEGSHWVNMDIMIRALHSHGHSIDVLRTSKSWYIKDDSQNYKTITVRVAKAFNHDFINPILRKIFALERGESSVMNFMHLQIEMFNAMFDMHGMMCKMASTMLDDKTFMNSLKVRKYDLVLTDPAWGAGIILAHALKLPLVYNVRWVTSGEGHLALAPSPLSYVPMTGSGLTDKMTFMQRIKNLLFYTLWEAQDIFLISPQYQAVCDKFFGPEVRYSDLLRGADLWLMRVDFVFEFPRPTMPNAIYIGGFQCEPPQPLPENLEEFVQSSGEHGVIIMSLGTFVSELPLDMTNKIAEAFGHLPQKVIWSYKGSKPTTLGKNTLLVDWMPQKDLLGHPKVKLFVAHGGTNGVQEAIYHGVPVVGLPVFYDQYDNLVRLQERGAAKIVTLATVDKEDTFLKTVKEVLTVPSYRMNMQRLSRLHRDQPLKPIHSALFWIEFVMRHKGAAHLRTESYRLPWYSYYSVDVVLFFLSVVAVITFSIATTFRLMCLAKRLNEKTN; this is encoded by the exons ATGAATAACAG gttAAAGATGACAATGACATCCAGGGGAAATACCACAGCATATCTGTTCTTATTATTTGCAGTATTCCTTTCATGTAGAGTTGGTCATGGGGGCAGGATTTTGATCGTTCCTTTGGAGGGCAGCCACTGGGTAAACATGGACATTATGATTCGAGCTCTCCACTCTCATGGACACTCTATTGATGTACTAAGAACCAGTAAAAGCTGGTACATCAAGGATGACTCCCAAAACTACAAAACCATCACAGTTCGTGTTGCCAAGGCTTTTAATCATGATTTCATCAACCCAATCCTTAGAAAGATTTTTGCATTGGAGAGAGGGGAGAGCTCTGTAATGAACTTCATGCATTTGCAGATTGAAATGTTTAATGCTATGTTCGACATGCATGGAATGATGTGCAAGATGGCTAGCACTATGTTGgatgataaaacatttatgaataGTTTAAAGGTAAGAAAGTATGACCTGGTCCTGACTGATCCTGCATGGGGAGCTGGCATCATATTAGCTCACGCTCTCAAACTACCTCTAGTCTATAACGTGAGATGGGTTACCAGTGGTGAGGGCCACTTAGCCCTTGCACCTTCTCCTTTATCTTACGTCCCAATGACTGGCTCAGGGTTGACAGACAAAATGACTTTCATGCAGAGAATCAAAAATCTCCTTTTCTACACTCTCTGGGAAGCTCAGGACATATTTTTGATCAGTCCTCAGTACCAAGCCGTCTGTGATAAATTCTTTGGCCCAGAGGTTAGATACAGTGACTTGTTACGGGGAGCTGACCTGTGGCTCATGAGAGTGGACTTTGTTTTTGAATTCCCCCGTCCCACCATGCCAAATGCCATCTACATAGGGGGCTTTCAGTGTGAACCCCCTCAGCCTCTTCCTGAGAACTTGGAGGAGTTTGTGCAGAGCTCTGGCGAGCATGGAGTCATCATCATGTCTCTTGGGACCTTTGTGAGTGAACTCCCTTTAGACATGACAAACAAAATTGCTGAAGCGTTTGGTCACTTACCCCAGAAAGTCATCTGGAGCTATAAAGGTAGCAAACCGACCACTCTGGGAAAAAATACTTTACTGGTTGACTGGATGCCACAAAAGGACCTTTTAGGACATCCAAAGGTGAAACTATTTGTTGCTCATGGAGGAACAAATGGAGTCCAGGAGGCCATTTATCATGGAGTACCAGTAGTGGGTTTACCCGTGTTTTATGACCAGTATGACAATCTGGTCCGTCTGCAAGAAAGAGGAGCGGCTAAGATCGTTACATTAGCTACTGTAGACAAAGAAGACACATTTCTGAAAACTGTCAAAGAAGTCCTGACTGTACCCTCCTACAGGATGAACATGCAGAGACTCTCCAGACTGCACAGGGATCAACCACTGAAGCCAATCCATTCCGCCCTCTTCTGGATAGAGTTTGTAATGAGACACAAAGGCGCTGCTCACCTGAGGACCGAGTCCTACAGACTGCCCTGGTATTCCTACTACTCTGTAGATGTTGTCTTGTTCTTCCTGTCTGTTGTTGCAGTGATTACATTCTCAATTGCTACAACTTTCAGGTTGATGTGTCTTGCAAAACGCCTGAACGAAAAAACtaattaa
- the chrna3 gene encoding neuronal acetylcholine receptor subunit alpha-3: MDDRFNFIFAICLSFLYLLSGGTCSEAEHKLYSVIFSKYNQYIRPVENVSDPVIVQFEVSMSQLVKVDEVNQIMETNLWLRHIWNDYKLKWDPKDFGGVEFIRVPSNRIWKPDIVLYNNAVGDFQVDDKTKALLRYNGDVTWIPPAIFKSSCKIDVTYFPFDYQNCTMKFGSWTYDKAKIDLVLIGSAINLKDFWETGEWIIIDAPGYKHDIKYNCCEEIYTDITYSLYIRRLPLFYTINMIIPCLLISFLTVLVFYLPSDCGEKVTLCISVLLSLTVFLLVITETIPSTSLVIPLIGEYLLFTMIFVTLSIVITVFVLNVHYRTPKTHTMPCWVRTVFLGLLPRVMFMTRPERDSEKVTVAGSVETTHLRTCAVHSSGTLQQQHKPQALASSVVSSLTNRQRLFNNTELSNLNNLSEDSSKCAGFGVLCCEGRCNCCWQKRFGRLPSESGGGSGGLGSLGALTGGIGGVGVRQDSHCSSSESLDGGVMSLLPLSPEIREAIESVKYIAENMRLQNEAKEVQDDWKYVAMVIDRIFLWVFVLVCILGTAGLFLQPLLLGEDS, translated from the exons ATGGATGACAGATTTAACTTCATATTTGCTATTTGTTTGTCCTTTCTGTATCTTTTATCAG GAGGAACATGTTCAGAAGCAGAGCATAAGCTCTATTCAGTGATATTCTCCAAGTACAATCAGTACATACGGCCAGTGGAAAATGTGTCTGATCCAGTCATTGTGCAGTTTGAGGTGTCCATGTCACAGCTGGTCAAAGTG GATGAAGTCAATCAGATCATGGAAACCAATCTGTGGCTGAGACAT ATTTGGAATGACTATAAACTCAAATGGGATCCTAAAGATTTCGGGGGCGTAGAGTTTATCCGAGTACCGTCGAACAGAATTTGGAAGCCAGACATTGTTCTTTACAATAA TGCAGTTGGAGATTTCCAGGTTGATGATAAAACAAAGGCTCTCCTTCGCTACAACGGTGACGTCACTTGGATCCCTCCGGCTATATTTAAAAGCTCCTGCAAGATCGATGTCACATATTTTCCCTTCGATTACCAAAACTGTACCATGAAGTTTGGTTCCTGGACCTACGACAAGGCCAAGATAGACCTAGTGCTGATTGGTTCAGCTATCAACCTCAAGGACTTCTGGGAGACTGGCGAGTGGATAATCATTGACGCTCCTGGCTACAAACACGACATCAAGTACAACTGCTGTGAGGAGATCTACACCGATATTACTTACTCTTTGTACATCCGCCGCTTGCCTCTTTTCTACACTATCAACATGATAATCCCCTGCCTCCTTATCTCCTTCCTGACAGTGCTCGTTTTCTACCTACCCTCCGACTGTGGTGAGAAAGTCACATTGTGCATCTCCGTCCTGCTATCTTTGACTGTCTTCCTGCTGGTCATAACAGAGACCATCCCGTCCACCTCACTAGTCATACCCTTGATCGGGGAGTACCTCCTCTTCACCATGATTTTTGTCACCCTCTCCATTGTCATCACCGTTTTCGTCTTGAACGTCCACTACCGCACCCCGAAGACGCACACAATGCCCTGCTGGGTGCGGACTGTGTTTCTGGGCCTGCTGCCCAGAGTGATGTTCATGACCCGGCCGGAGAGGGACTCTGAGAAGGTGACAGTGGCTGGGAGTGTTGAGACAACGCATCTGAGAACCTGCGCTGTTCACTCATCAGgcactctgcagcagcagcacaagCCCCAGGCTTTAGCATCCAGTGTGGTGTCGAGCCTAACTAACCGCCAGCGGCTTTTCAACAACACAGAGCTCTCCAACCTGAATAACCTGAGTGAAGACTCGAGCAAGTGTGCCGGCTTCGGTGTCCTGTGCTGTGAAGGCCGCTGTAACTGTTGCTGGCAGAAGAGATTTGGCAGACTGCCGTCAGAATCTGGAGGTGGGAGTGGCGGACTGGGCAGCCTGGGGGCCCTGACCGGAGGCATTGGTGGTGTTGGGGTCAGACAGGACAGTCACTGCTCCAGCTCAGAGTCCCTAGATGGAGGAGTTATGTCTCTTTTGCCTCTGTCTCCAGAGATCAGAGAGGCAATTGAAAGTGTTAAATATATAGCAGAGAACATGAGACTTCAGAATGAAGCAAAAGAG GTCCAGGATGACTGGAAGTATGTTGCCATGGTTATCGACAGGATCTTCCTCTGGGTTTTTGTTCTTGTCTGTATCCTGGGAACAGCTGGCCTCTTCCTCCAGCCTTTATTACTCGGGGAGGATAGTTGA
- the chrnb4 gene encoding neuronal acetylcholine receptor subunit beta-4, producing MTRTLFILAYFVMILIHCSTSADSEERLMNWLLGKERYNPLIRPAVNRTERVTVKLQVSLAQLISVNEREQIMTTNVWLTQHWVDYRLSWDPAEYEGIDKLRIPSRHVWLPDIVLYNNADGTYEVTVFTNVIVLFNGSINWLPPAIYKSACKIEVKHFPFDQQNCTLKFRSWTYDHTEIDLILKSEVASMDDFTPSGEWDILALPGRRTVSPLDPTYVDLTYDFIIKRKPLFYTINLIIPCILITSLAILVFYLPSDCGEKMTLCISVLLALTVFLLLISKIVPPTSLDVPLIGKYLMFTMVLVTFSIITSVCVLNVHHRSPSTHTMPAWVKLIFLVKLPAFLFMKRPHNYSARQRLRQQRCLRARRAIMGLSYPVPPKTGFSLSTSALLSSDSAFSTPGHKNVAPPMVHSYTKRMEPMRSGDYLFSGFSSTQDLQQRNSSDLAADVQETVNGVRFVAEHMMSDDDDQSVRIHINTKCCANRLIYQLLILLC from the exons ATGACTCGGACGCTCTTCATCCTCGCTTACTTCGTTATGATTTTGATTCACT GTAGCACAAGTGCTGACTCAGAGGAACGTTTGATGAACTGGCTGCTAGGAAAGGAGCGCTACAATCCACTCATTCGGCCAGCCGTCAACAGGACAGAGAGAGTCACAGTAAAGCTGCAAGTGTCCCTTGCACAGCTGATCAGTGTG AATGAAAGAGAACAGATAATGACCACAAATGTTTGGCTCACTCAG CACTGGGTGGATTACAGGTTGTCATGGGACCCTGCAGAGTATGAAGGTATCGACAAGCTTCGCATTCCCTCCAGACACGTTTGGCTTCCTGATATCGTCCTGTACAACAA CGCTGATGGAACCTACGAGGTCACTGTATTTACCAACGTCattgtccttttcaatggcagCATCAACTGGCTTCCTCCAGCCATCTATAAAAGCGCCTGTAAGATTGAAGTCAAGCATTTCCCCTTTGACCAGCAGAACTGCACCCTCAAGTTTCGTTCGTGGACCTACGACCACACAGAAATTGACCTGATCTTGAAGTCTGAGGTTGCCAGTATGGATGACTTTACACCCAGTGGAGAATGGGACATCTTGGCATTGCCAGGCAGACGAACTGTCAGCCCCCTGGATCCTACTTATGTGGACCTCACATATGACTTTATCATCAAGAGGAAGCCTCTATTCTACACCATAAACCTCATCATCCCATGCATTCTGATCACCTCACTGGCCATTCTGGTTTTTTACTTGCCTTCGGACTGTGGAGAGAAGATGACTCTTTGCATTTCTGTCCTCTTGGCTCTCACCGTGTTCCTGCTTTTAATCTCCAAGATTGTTCCCCCCACATCACTGGATGTGCCTCTCATTGGCAAATACCTGATGTTCACCATGGTGCTTGTGACCTTCTCTATTATCACAAGTGTGTGCGTGCTTAATGTGCATCACCGCTCTCCAAGCACCCATACAATGCCTGCCTGGGTCAAGCTGATATTCCTCGTGAAACTACCTGCTTTCCTCTTCATGAAACGGCCTCACAACTACTCTGCCCGTCAGAGACTGCGCCAGCAGCGCTGCCTAAGGGCCAGGAGAGCTATCATGGGTCTGAGTTACCCAGTTCCCCCCAAAACAGGTTTCTCCTTGTCCACTTCTGCCCTGCTGTCCTCTGACTCTGCCTTCTCTACTCCAGGGCACAAAAATGTTGCTCCTCCGATGGTTCACAGCTACACCAAGAGGATGGAGCCCATGCGGTCTGGTGATTACCTTTTCAGTGGCTTCAGTTCCACCCAGGACCTCCAACAAAGAAACAGTTCTGACTTGGCTGCTGATGTACAGGAGACAGTGAATGGGGTGCGCTTTGTGGCTGAGCACATGATGAGTGACGATGATGATCAAAGTGTACGTATACACATTAATACCAAGTGCTGTGCAAACAGGTTAATTTATCAACTCCTCATACTGCTATGTTGA